The DNA segment acctgagatacaactattttgactttcagacaatcacttttgtttcttatctcataaaagtaatataaaaatacaccattacaaataagcgtgcttcattgtcacaccaggttataataacaaaccctgcaggcgatggtacacttgcggtcggtaataatttctagaACAACTTGGGCTCAgctcagagtgaatatcagtatgttaccttcctaccagagcctccattattttgacccacattaatctgataaatataacgatctatatatagttatattctgctaaaaataaagcGCCGGGttacagaaatacagcgcggaaagagccgaacaagcaagaactcatgCTCGTAccgcaatacaactaatctatttttatgaattagtcgtcattctgctaaacatagagcgcattgagacaaaaaatgggttaaaacgacatgaaaagaagtagttctttgaagtttgcggtcttaagactacctgcacgcatgcgcagatagtttaaaaactacagaaacaggtagccaaaagtttaaacataaaccctgtttaaatggcacagggtaaacgcctaagacatagaacacaaaaacaaaacaaaaacacacacaagaaacatggaacaacaacacaaaactccacaaacagcacagtgcatatatattatataaaaaacccACAATGTATACAAGCCCAGTTCCTGTTTTGTGTTGTAATTAACGTATACCAGAGTACATGTATAGTTTATTGCGTCGGCGATATTTGATTGGGAAGTAATTGTTTTTCTCACAATCTTAGtaagttattttatctaaaccAGATATGTATGATAACGGCCACTCAAAGATATTGAACGTGTATAGATAATattgatgaatacatttttagaaaatgaaagATAACATTTCGAGCATCTGAAACGTAACGCGTATTAAACCTGTtcgtttacaaaaaataaataaaaatactccCACAATGAGTCAAAGGTTGAGAACAGGTtggaataaaatgtttaagtccAGCACTGCAGAAGACAGCGGTTCAGATAAAACTTCAGCAAAggtaaattttgaataataagttttatttcaaaatgattttaaaatttgaaaatccatacaaactaaaaaaacaacaaataaggCGATAAAGGACTATCTTCGAATGTTTCacattgtcaaaatattgaACCCACATTAATATGGCTTTGAAATTTATTACGATAGATGGTTTACATTGTGAACTTAATATTATCAAAGATATCGGACATTTGCAATTGAATCTGCATAAATATTTGCTTAACATGAGGTAAATAAGTTCagaattgttttacatattgcCATCTCGCAGAAGCCATTGTTAAAAGCTTCAATAAAACCGTTCCCTCCATAGAAGATTGGCATCGTTAGATTAAACGACTTATTTAGGCTTTCTAAAGGTTTGACGttacaaaattattgttttaaaatatgtttgtcattattttagGATATTGAGCGTTCTTCTGATGAAGATTCACGGTCTGCTGATCACGCAATTATTTGCCAAGCACCGGGCGAAGGCGCGTGTGAAATTACCGGGTGCGTTGTTTTGCATCCCAAAGGCATTGTTGTAGCCGACCGCTGGAACATGTCATTGAAACTATTGAGCACAGACGCTTCCAAGCCCGAAGTTATAAGCTGCCGGAAGCTGAAATGCAGCCCCTTTGACTTGACACTGACCCCTGGGGACAAGATCGCTGTAACTGTTCCAGAGGAGATGAAGATCGTGTTTGCGTCTATTCAGAAGGAAGAGCTTTCTTTTTGTGATGCGCCTGGTATGAGGAAGAGAGTTGGATTCGATTTGTTTTACAAGTGTTATGGGATAAAATGCAGCGACcgatatatatatgttgttatagaaaaacaaaGAGTAGATCAACTTTTGATGTTGGATGTAGACAATGGCTCCACTTTGAAAGCCTTTTCAATGCAGCAATATCGGGGGTTACGATACGTGACAATTTTTCATGATATCATCTATATGACGTCTGATTCCGGCGTTTTGCGATTTAAAAAGGATAAAGGGACAGATGATATAAAGGTTGTTGAGAGGGAGAGATTTTCACACGGCATCATCGAAGTCGACGGCGACATCATTGTCTGCAATAAGTCCAGGAACAGTGTTCACACGGTTTCCCAAAGTAAATTGGCTTGCTTCGCTGGTAGAAGGGAGCTCCTGGCGATTCCGAAGCCCCTGGCAATTTGTTACTGTCCGGACACAAAGAGACTTTTCGTTTCTCAGTCAAGAGAGAGTGGGATTAGTGCAAACGTGTTGACTGTTTGTCAGATGAAGAAGATAATGTAAATCTGCAACACATGCATATGACGTGAATGACTTTTTGTATGGCCATCTTTCCAGAGTTACTGTCTAACCTAATTAAAAGAGTGTAGTAAATTTACTTATCCATGTATAAACTGTATTTGCATGTACTTACTGCTTTTATTTCCAATGTAAAAGGGGACttataatatatgaaatagCAGTTGAGTTTATTCGTCGTTAAAACGTTTTGATATAATTGAGATGTTATGAACAGCAGCTATCTTTACTGTGAAAACACAACCAGAGCAAGATGTCCTGCGTTAAACGTTTATCGTCTGAAATGGGGACGTTTTTCCCTTGTATCAAAACAGTTTAAAGTTATATCAAGGTCCCCATTTTAACGAAAATGTTCCAAATACatcgtttaaataaaaattaaa comes from the Mya arenaria isolate MELC-2E11 chromosome 13, ASM2691426v1 genome and includes:
- the LOC128212883 gene encoding uncharacterized protein LOC128212883 — its product is MSQRLRTGWNKMFKSSTAEDSGSDKTSAKDIERSSDEDSRSADHAIICQAPGEGACEITGCVVLHPKGIVVADRWNMSLKLLSTDASKPEVISCRKLKCSPFDLTLTPGDKIAVTVPEEMKIVFASIQKEELSFCDAPGMRKRVGFDLFYKCYGIKCSDRYIYVVIEKQRVDQLLMLDVDNGSTLKAFSMQQYRGLRYVTIFHDIIYMTSDSGVLRFKKDKGTDDIKVVERERFSHGIIEVDGDIIVCNKSRNSVHTVSQSKLACFAGRRELLAIPKPLAICYCPDTKRLFVSQSRESGISANVLTVCQMKKIM